A genome region from Nocardiopsis exhalans includes the following:
- a CDS encoding copper transporter → MIDFRYHLVSIVAVFLALTVGLVLGTTMLQDPLLNTMKSETADLRGQSEELRAERDDSELLNAGADQLADAVAGDMLEDRLLDRGVVLVASPGADEDVLLALAGRVEEAGAEVVGQLLLEEAFLDVGSATFVDELALQVSTEPGDLSGNPYDKAGTELGRALAAKNGQTEDGDEDDGNGDSEASGAAEDEDGESDPRHDASTVLSAFAEGGLLTIEDSPARSADTVIVLAPATAAPEEDGERANTALTSFTAALHEQVGPTVLAGGTETGRSGGLIAQARALEPAYATVDVVGRPTGDLVAILALAEALSGSGSAYGIGEGVTGFLPAPLPGPVEPADPDADSDSESEADAEADAAAEPGVEDEARRTVPRNGE, encoded by the coding sequence GTGATCGACTTCCGCTACCACCTCGTGTCCATCGTGGCGGTGTTCCTCGCACTCACCGTCGGCCTGGTCCTGGGCACCACGATGCTCCAGGACCCGCTCCTGAACACCATGAAGTCCGAGACCGCGGACCTGCGTGGGCAGAGCGAGGAGCTGCGCGCCGAACGCGACGACTCCGAACTGCTCAACGCCGGGGCCGACCAGCTCGCCGACGCCGTGGCCGGGGACATGCTGGAGGATCGGCTGCTCGACCGCGGCGTGGTCCTGGTGGCCTCGCCCGGCGCCGACGAGGACGTGCTGCTCGCCCTGGCCGGACGCGTCGAGGAGGCGGGCGCGGAGGTGGTCGGTCAGCTGCTGCTGGAGGAGGCGTTCCTGGACGTGGGCAGCGCGACCTTCGTGGACGAGCTCGCGCTCCAGGTCTCGACCGAACCCGGTGACCTGTCCGGCAACCCCTACGACAAGGCCGGAACCGAGTTGGGTCGTGCACTGGCCGCCAAGAACGGACAGACGGAGGACGGGGACGAGGACGACGGGAACGGGGACAGCGAGGCCAGCGGGGCAGCCGAGGACGAGGACGGAGAGAGCGACCCCCGCCACGACGCGAGCACGGTGCTGTCCGCCTTCGCCGAGGGCGGCCTCCTCACCATCGAGGATTCCCCGGCCCGTTCCGCCGACACCGTGATCGTGCTCGCCCCGGCCACCGCCGCCCCCGAGGAGGACGGGGAGCGCGCCAACACCGCCCTGACCAGCTTCACCGCCGCCCTGCACGAGCAGGTCGGACCCACGGTCCTGGCCGGAGGCACCGAAACCGGACGCTCGGGCGGGCTCATCGCCCAGGCCCGCGCCCTGGAGCCCGCCTACGCCACCGTGGACGTGGTCGGCCGCCCGACCGGAGACCTGGTCGCGATCCTGGCCCTGGCCGAGGCCCTGTCCGGTTCGGGCTCGGCCTACGGCATCGGTGAGGGGGTCACGGGGTTTCTTCCTGCTCCGCTGCCCGGTCCGGTCGAGCCTGCGGACCCCGACGCGGACAGCGACTCCGAATCCGAGGCGGACGCGGAGGCCGACGCCGCGGCCGAGCCCGGCGTCGAGGACGAGGCCCGCCGCACCGTGCCCAGGAACGGGGAGTGA
- the steA gene encoding putative cytokinetic ring protein SteA: MRFRRTRADAPIGLVAPVRSDRRTKNLTKRLRPGDIAVIDHVDLDRVSAEALVGCGVSAVLNVARSISGRYPNQGPEMIVAAGIPLVDDVDPEVLTRVRDGERLRLVEDTLYRGEEVVARGIRQDKETVAAAMAEARAGLATQLEAFAANTMAYLQRERDLLLDGIGIPVIGTAMEGRHVLIVVRGYHYREDIAALRPYIREFRPVIIAVDGGADAVMEAGYRPDIIVGDFDSVSDQALSSGAELVVHAYRDGRAPGLQRLNDLGHEAVVFPATGTSEDVAMMLADGSGASLIVAVGTHATLEEFLDKGRSGMASTFLTRLRVGGKLVDAKGVSRLYRSRISPWALLGLVAACLLTILVAAYSSPAGQVYLTFLAARWDAFVYWMTGLFT, encoded by the coding sequence ATGCGATTCCGCCGCACGCGGGCGGACGCCCCCATCGGGCTGGTCGCGCCCGTCCGTTCGGACCGCCGCACCAAGAATCTGACCAAGAGACTGCGCCCCGGCGACATCGCCGTGATCGACCACGTCGACCTGGACCGGGTCAGTGCCGAGGCACTGGTGGGCTGCGGGGTGTCGGCGGTGCTCAACGTCGCCCGCAGCATCAGCGGGCGCTACCCCAACCAGGGCCCCGAGATGATCGTGGCCGCGGGAATCCCCCTGGTGGACGACGTCGACCCCGAGGTCCTGACCCGGGTCCGCGACGGCGAACGCCTGCGGCTGGTGGAGGACACCCTCTACCGGGGCGAGGAGGTCGTCGCCCGCGGCATCCGCCAGGACAAGGAGACGGTGGCCGCCGCCATGGCCGAGGCCCGCGCCGGGCTCGCCACCCAGCTGGAGGCCTTCGCCGCCAACACCATGGCCTACCTCCAACGCGAACGCGACCTGCTGCTGGACGGTATCGGCATCCCGGTGATCGGCACCGCCATGGAGGGCCGCCACGTCCTGATCGTGGTGCGCGGCTACCACTACCGCGAGGACATCGCCGCGCTGCGCCCCTACATCCGCGAGTTCCGGCCGGTCATCATCGCCGTGGACGGGGGAGCCGACGCCGTCATGGAGGCCGGGTACCGGCCCGACATCATCGTCGGCGACTTCGACTCGGTCTCCGACCAGGCCCTGAGCAGCGGTGCCGAACTCGTGGTGCACGCCTACCGGGACGGCCGCGCCCCCGGTCTGCAACGCCTGAACGACCTGGGCCACGAAGCGGTGGTCTTCCCCGCCACCGGAACCAGCGAGGACGTGGCGATGATGCTCGCCGACGGCTCGGGGGCCAGTCTGATCGTCGCGGTGGGCACCCACGCCACCCTGGAGGAGTTCCTCGACAAGGGCCGCTCGGGCATGGCCAGCACCTTCCTGACCCGGCTGCGGGTGGGCGGGAAGCTGGTGGACGCCAAGGGCGTGAGCCGCCTCTACCGCTCCCGCATCTCTCCGTGGGCACTGCTCGGCCTGGTGGCCGCGTGCCTGCTCACCATCCTGGTCGCCGCCTACAGCTCACCGGCCGGGCAGGTCTATCTCACCTTTCTCGCGGCGCGCTGGGACGCGTTCGTCTACTGGATGACGGGGCTGTTCACGTGA
- the recN gene encoding DNA repair protein RecN, with the protein MLEEVRIQGLGVIDDAVLELSPGLTVVTGETGAGKTMVVTGLGLLFGGRADPQRVRPGADRAVVEGRLTVPQGGRVADRVLEAGGDIDDGVLILTRAVSAEGRSRATMGGRSAPVSLLAYLADDLVAVHGQSDQQRLLRADRQRSSLDRFAGDDLVKALKRYSSAYRRYREVSAELDELVERARERAQEADMLRFGVEEITAAEPLPGEDEELLAEETRLAHADGLRVASTTAHEALAGDPAAADVQADVVGLLSAARQAVGSVREHDAELAAIGDRLDEASYILTDAATELASYAESVDADPARLAAIQERRALLTQLSRKYGATTDEVLAWAENATKRLGELDGDDERIDALRAEADELYARMDEAATALTDIRSAAAERFGAAVTEELTALAMPHARVSVRITTGEEFGQHGRDEVELLLAPHPSSPPLALHKGASGGELSRVMLAIEVVFAGSDPVPTFVFDEVDAGVGGKAAVEIGRRLARLAQRAQVIVVTHLPQVAAFADAHLVVEKSTEGLVIESGVVRLDRGGRVRELSRMLAGLEDSELGRAHAEELLDNADPDRAYPAA; encoded by the coding sequence GTGCTCGAAGAAGTCCGCATCCAAGGCCTCGGTGTCATCGATGACGCCGTGTTGGAGCTGTCACCGGGCCTGACCGTCGTCACCGGTGAGACCGGCGCTGGTAAGACCATGGTCGTCACCGGGCTGGGACTGCTCTTCGGTGGGCGCGCCGACCCTCAGCGGGTACGCCCGGGGGCCGACCGCGCGGTGGTCGAAGGGCGGCTGACCGTTCCCCAGGGGGGGCGGGTGGCCGATCGGGTGCTGGAGGCCGGCGGTGACATCGACGACGGCGTCCTGATCCTGACCCGCGCGGTCTCGGCCGAGGGCCGTTCCCGGGCGACCATGGGCGGCCGTTCGGCCCCGGTGAGCCTGCTGGCCTACCTGGCCGACGACCTCGTGGCCGTGCACGGGCAGTCCGACCAGCAGCGTCTGCTGCGCGCGGACCGTCAGCGCTCGTCCCTGGACCGGTTCGCCGGTGACGACCTGGTCAAGGCGTTGAAGCGTTACTCGTCCGCCTACCGCCGCTACCGTGAGGTCTCGGCGGAGTTGGACGAGCTGGTCGAGCGGGCGCGCGAGCGCGCCCAGGAGGCCGACATGCTGCGGTTCGGGGTGGAGGAGATCACCGCCGCCGAGCCGTTGCCGGGGGAGGACGAGGAGCTTCTCGCGGAGGAGACCCGGCTGGCGCACGCCGACGGGTTGCGGGTGGCCTCGACCACCGCGCACGAGGCGTTGGCCGGTGACCCGGCCGCGGCGGACGTGCAGGCCGACGTGGTGGGGTTGCTGTCCGCGGCCCGCCAGGCGGTGGGCTCGGTGCGTGAGCACGACGCGGAGCTGGCCGCCATCGGCGACCGGCTGGACGAGGCGTCCTACATCCTCACCGACGCCGCCACCGAGCTGGCCTCCTACGCGGAGTCGGTGGATGCCGACCCGGCCCGGCTGGCCGCGATCCAGGAGCGCCGGGCGCTGTTGACCCAGCTTTCGCGCAAGTACGGCGCGACCACGGACGAGGTGTTGGCCTGGGCGGAGAACGCTACCAAGCGCCTGGGTGAGCTGGACGGTGACGACGAGCGCATCGACGCCCTGCGTGCCGAGGCCGATGAACTGTACGCGCGGATGGACGAGGCGGCGACCGCGCTGACCGACATCCGGTCCGCCGCGGCGGAGCGGTTCGGTGCGGCGGTGACCGAGGAGCTGACCGCGCTGGCCATGCCGCACGCGCGGGTGAGCGTGCGCATCACCACGGGTGAGGAGTTCGGTCAGCACGGGCGCGACGAGGTCGAGCTGCTGCTGGCGCCGCACCCGAGCTCACCGCCGCTGGCGCTGCACAAGGGCGCTTCCGGCGGTGAGCTCTCGCGGGTGATGCTGGCGATCGAGGTGGTCTTCGCTGGGTCGGACCCGGTGCCCACCTTCGTGTTCGACGAGGTGGACGCGGGTGTGGGCGGTAAGGCCGCGGTGGAGATCGGGCGGCGGCTGGCCCGGTTGGCCCAGCGCGCCCAGGTCATCGTGGTCACGCACCTGCCGCAGGTGGCGGCTTTCGCCGACGCGCACCTGGTGGTGGAGAAGTCCACCGAGGGTCTGGTCATCGAGAGCGGTGTGGTGCGTCTGGACCGGGGCGGGCGGGTGCGTGAGCTCTCGCGGATGCTCGCCGGTCTGGAGGACTCCGAGCTGGGCCGGGCCCACGCCGAGGAGCTGCTGGACAACGCCGACCCGGACCGTGCCTACCCGGCCGCCTGA
- a CDS encoding NAD kinase codes for MTSGRSVLLLAHTGRPAAVRSAQLVHERLSRAGLTVRMLKSEVEDLAASGCELSPVEPAEAAQAAEGVELVMVLGGDGTLLRAAEIARPAGAPLLGVNLGHVGFLAEAEREDLGATVNSVVNRDYVVEERMTLDVAVFNGGRGDGTPPVRSWALNEATLEKADTRRMLEMVLEVDGRPLSSWGCDGVVCATPTGSTAHAFSAGGPVVWPDVEALLVVPISAHALFARPLVVGPEATVALEVLPETTPGVLWCDGRRMVELPAGARIEITRADTPVRLARLHRAPFTDRLVAKFGLPVTGWRGRAKHGR; via the coding sequence ATGACCAGCGGACGCAGTGTTCTCCTGCTGGCCCATACCGGCCGGCCCGCGGCGGTACGCAGCGCCCAGCTCGTCCACGAGAGGCTCAGCCGTGCGGGGTTGACCGTGCGCATGCTCAAGAGCGAGGTCGAGGATCTGGCGGCCAGCGGCTGCGAGCTGTCCCCGGTCGAGCCGGCGGAGGCGGCGCAGGCCGCCGAGGGTGTGGAACTGGTCATGGTGCTCGGCGGGGACGGGACCCTGCTGCGGGCGGCGGAGATCGCGCGTCCGGCCGGTGCGCCGCTGCTGGGTGTGAACCTGGGGCACGTGGGTTTCCTGGCCGAGGCCGAGCGCGAGGACCTGGGTGCCACGGTGAACAGCGTGGTCAACCGCGACTACGTCGTCGAGGAGCGCATGACCCTGGACGTGGCCGTCTTCAACGGCGGTCGCGGTGACGGGACGCCTCCGGTGCGTTCGTGGGCGCTCAACGAGGCGACGCTGGAGAAGGCCGATACCCGTCGCATGCTGGAGATGGTCCTGGAGGTGGACGGGCGTCCCCTGTCCAGCTGGGGCTGTGACGGTGTGGTGTGCGCGACCCCCACCGGGTCGACCGCACACGCGTTCTCGGCGGGTGGCCCGGTCGTGTGGCCGGATGTGGAAGCGCTGCTGGTCGTGCCGATCAGCGCGCACGCCCTGTTCGCGCGGCCCCTGGTCGTGGGGCCGGAGGCGACGGTGGCGCTCGAGGTGCTGCCGGAGACCACGCCGGGCGTGCTCTGGTGTGACGGACGGCGTATGGTCGAATTGCCCGCGGGGGCACGAATCGAGATCACCCGTGCCGATACGCCGGTCCGGCTGGCCCGGTTGCACCGTGCGCCTTTCACCGATCGGTTGGTGGCCAAGTTCGGCCTGCCGGTCACCGGGTGGCGAGGGCGGGCCAAACACGGACGCTGA
- a CDS encoding TlyA family RNA methyltransferase, giving the protein MAKRSRLDAELVRRGHARSRGHAAEMIESGFVLVSGMVASKAATQIGTDQPIVVRTPSEEPPYVSRGAHKLIGALDAFELDVKGRRALDAGASTGGFTDVLLRRGAAHVTAVDVGYGQLAWSLRSDDRVRVMERVNVRELTPEQIGEPRPDLVVGDLSFISLKLVLGALRECVAPDADFSMMVKPQFEVGKARVGAGGVVREPELRAEAVSDVAAHALTLGLGVVDVTASPLPGPSGNVEYFLWMRAGALPLDPAVLERAIQEGPS; this is encoded by the coding sequence ATGGCAAAACGTAGTCGGCTCGACGCGGAACTGGTCCGCCGCGGTCACGCACGCTCCCGGGGTCACGCGGCCGAGATGATCGAGAGCGGTTTCGTCCTCGTGTCCGGCATGGTGGCGTCCAAGGCCGCGACCCAGATCGGTACCGATCAACCCATCGTGGTGCGCACCCCCTCGGAGGAGCCGCCCTACGTCTCCCGGGGCGCGCACAAGCTCATCGGGGCGTTGGACGCCTTCGAACTGGATGTGAAGGGCCGCCGGGCCCTGGACGCGGGTGCCTCCACCGGGGGTTTCACCGACGTCCTGCTGCGGCGCGGCGCCGCCCACGTCACGGCGGTCGACGTCGGGTACGGGCAGCTGGCCTGGTCGCTGCGTAGCGACGACCGGGTGCGGGTGATGGAGCGCGTCAACGTCCGCGAGCTCACCCCGGAGCAGATCGGTGAGCCGCGCCCGGACCTGGTCGTCGGTGACCTGTCGTTCATCTCCCTCAAACTCGTGCTCGGCGCGTTGCGCGAGTGCGTGGCCCCCGACGCCGACTTCTCGATGATGGTCAAGCCCCAGTTCGAGGTCGGCAAGGCCCGGGTGGGCGCGGGCGGTGTGGTCCGTGAACCCGAGCTGCGGGCGGAGGCCGTCTCCGACGTGGCTGCGCACGCCCTGACCCTGGGGCTGGGTGTGGTCGACGTGACAGCCAGCCCCCTGCCGGGCCCCTCGGGCAACGTCGAGTACTTCCTGTGGATGCGTGCCGGGGCGTTGCCGCTGGACCCGGCGGTGTTGGAGCGGGCGATCCAGGAGGGCCCCTCCTGA
- a CDS encoding membrane fusogenic activity family protein, protein MVVDAVRTYLDAANGLTELSRKQAVAAAKTLIRANGAAAPAEGEAPPRVGQSIQTLAGELIETSQANRAAVADLVRAEVRSALEQMDMVPRAEYERVVRRVAELERRMAARQTVERVLAPRGGASSVLPAREEGRGSAAQEEAPAVEEPVESEKAVPALPSENAWSSDSGEHSEGGESGEAEQTARSADEDTSAGVTTDAADTPDTSAEGGGDAEDADGTEDGADPQAAAKRTASARSKAKTGAKSTRARSTAKRTTKSKGAKK, encoded by the coding sequence ATGGTCGTCGACGCGGTTCGCACTTATCTGGACGCCGCCAATGGCCTTACCGAACTCTCGCGCAAGCAGGCCGTGGCGGCCGCCAAAACCCTGATCCGGGCCAACGGGGCAGCCGCGCCCGCCGAGGGTGAGGCCCCGCCGAGGGTGGGGCAGAGCATCCAGACCCTGGCGGGCGAGCTCATCGAGACCAGCCAGGCCAACCGGGCGGCCGTGGCCGACCTGGTGCGGGCCGAGGTGCGGTCCGCGCTGGAGCAGATGGACATGGTCCCGCGCGCCGAGTACGAGCGGGTGGTGCGCCGGGTCGCTGAACTGGAGCGCCGGATGGCCGCGCGGCAGACCGTGGAGCGGGTGCTGGCGCCCCGCGGCGGTGCGTCCTCGGTGCTTCCCGCGCGGGAGGAGGGCCGCGGGTCGGCGGCTCAGGAGGAGGCCCCGGCGGTCGAGGAGCCCGTTGAGTCCGAGAAGGCCGTGCCGGCTCTGCCCTCGGAGAACGCCTGGAGCTCCGACAGCGGCGAACACTCCGAAGGCGGGGAGAGCGGCGAAGCCGAGCAGACGGCGCGGAGTGCGGACGAGGACACCTCCGCCGGCGTCACCACTGACGCCGCCGACACCCCCGACACCTCTGCTGAGGGCGGCGGGGACGCCGAGGACGCGGACGGAACCGAGGACGGGGCCGATCCCCAGGCCGCCGCCAAGCGCACCGCCTCGGCCCGGAGCAAGGCCAAGACCGGCGCCAAGTCCACCCGCGCGCGTTCGACCGCCAAGCGCACCACCAAGAGCAAGGGCGCCAAGAAGTAG
- a CDS encoding SCP2 sterol-binding domain-containing protein, which produces MSSIDACLEGIARANERILAQPLDRRREVIRERTVRVIVPDLATAFDMRLTVDGLTDITSGPAAAAAAAPQVRVTVSSGDLVDLAEDRLDPAKALFSRRLKVDASLSDLLRMRRLL; this is translated from the coding sequence ATGAGCAGCATCGACGCGTGCCTGGAGGGCATCGCCCGGGCGAACGAGCGCATCCTCGCCCAACCACTGGACCGGCGCCGCGAAGTCATCCGCGAACGCACCGTGCGCGTGATCGTCCCTGACCTGGCGACCGCCTTCGACATGCGTCTGACCGTCGACGGCCTCACCGACATCACCTCCGGTCCGGCGGCGGCCGCGGCGGCCGCCCCCCAGGTCCGGGTGACCGTCTCCAGCGGCGACCTCGTGGACCTGGCCGAGGACCGGCTGGACCCCGCCAAGGCGCTGTTCAGCCGACGGCTCAAGGTCGACGCCAGCCTCAGCGACCTGCTGCGCATGCGACGCCTGCTGTGA
- a CDS encoding DUF1015 domain-containing protein, with product MPRQPLVLAPFRGLRYVAPDVDRFIDGGFDIARLLAPPYDIPDAEEARKLQRSDPHNAARVTLPFELSRQAPEGEDAVSRRYRAAADLLRSWITEGVLALDGEPALYVYEQVTADGQVQRGLVGALGLPEESTGTDSAVRPHEDVADPPVRDRFRLMEVARANLEPIFLVYRGAGGAASAATETTGAQERPVVSTRTRDGARHRLWAITDPGIQQEIIADLAGRSALIADGHHRYAAYLRLRQESADQGWSHGLALLVDSDAHPPRLGAIHRVLPGLDTARALAAARTVATVEPVPEADATALAQAQAPALLLVSAEGETHLVSGFDETTLAQAMPDHSPDWRHLATAALHEVLMPLWEFPEDRVRMVHDDPAEAAAAARDEKGTAVIVAPLRVEQVYAVADRGELTPRKSTSFGPKPRTGLVMRVLE from the coding sequence ATGCCTCGCCAACCACTCGTCCTGGCCCCCTTCCGCGGCCTGCGCTACGTGGCCCCCGACGTCGACCGCTTCATCGACGGGGGCTTCGACATCGCACGGCTGCTGGCCCCGCCCTACGACATCCCCGACGCGGAGGAGGCGCGCAAGCTCCAGCGCTCCGACCCGCACAACGCGGCGAGGGTCACACTGCCCTTCGAACTCTCCCGGCAGGCACCCGAGGGCGAGGACGCCGTCTCCCGGCGCTACCGGGCCGCCGCCGACCTCCTGCGCAGCTGGATCACCGAAGGGGTGCTCGCCCTGGACGGGGAACCGGCCCTGTACGTGTACGAGCAGGTCACCGCGGACGGGCAGGTACAGCGCGGTCTCGTGGGCGCCCTGGGGCTACCCGAGGAGAGCACCGGAACCGACTCGGCCGTACGCCCGCACGAGGACGTCGCCGACCCGCCGGTGCGCGACCGCTTCCGGTTGATGGAGGTGGCCCGCGCCAACCTCGAACCCATCTTCCTCGTCTACCGCGGCGCGGGCGGCGCGGCCTCCGCCGCCACCGAGACCACCGGCGCCCAGGAGCGGCCCGTGGTCTCCACCCGCACCCGCGACGGCGCCCGACACCGCTTGTGGGCCATCACCGACCCCGGGATTCAACAGGAGATCATCGCCGACCTGGCCGGGCGGTCCGCCCTGATCGCCGACGGCCACCACCGCTACGCCGCCTATCTCAGGCTGCGCCAGGAGAGCGCCGACCAGGGGTGGAGCCACGGTCTGGCCCTGCTCGTGGACAGCGACGCCCACCCGCCCCGGCTCGGCGCCATCCACCGGGTCCTGCCCGGCCTGGACACCGCCCGGGCGCTGGCCGCCGCCCGCACCGTGGCCACGGTGGAACCGGTCCCGGAGGCCGACGCGACCGCCCTGGCCCAGGCACAGGCCCCGGCCCTGCTCCTGGTGTCGGCCGAGGGCGAGACCCACCTGGTGAGCGGCTTCGACGAGACCACCCTGGCCCAGGCCATGCCCGACCACTCCCCGGACTGGCGCCACCTGGCCACGGCCGCCCTGCACGAGGTACTCATGCCGCTGTGGGAGTTCCCCGAGGACCGGGTCCGGATGGTGCACGACGACCCGGCCGAGGCCGCGGCCGCCGCCCGCGACGAGAAGGGCACCGCCGTCATCGTGGCCCCGCTGCGCGTGGAGCAGGTCTACGCCGTCGCCGACCGCGGCGAACTCACCCCGCGCAAGTCCACCTCCTTCGGCCCCAAGCCCCGCACCGGCCTGGTCATGCGCGTCCTGGAGTAG
- a CDS encoding cation:proton antiporter produces MGEHEFWTLAVVLTIVAALGLFGNLLRQPLIVVFIAVGIIVGPVGFGWVSPSGTLELLAQVGIALLLFLVGLRLDLHLIRATGPVALATGLGQIVFTSVVGYGLARLLGMEPLTALYVAVALTFSSTIIIVKLLSDKRELDQLHGRIAIGFLIVQDIVVVLVMIALTAFGQTSGDSVPAEILQVLWAGGGLLVGLALLSRYVLPRIIPLVARSQELLVLFGVAYAVSVASVSESLGFSPEVGAFLAGVSLASTDYRDALGARLVSLRDFMLLFFFLELGANLDFTDVGRQLTEAAVLSVFVLVGNPLIVVAIMVLMRYPARVGFLAGLTVAQISEFSLIFAALGLSLGHIDSGTVSLITVVGLITIGGSTYMILYSHQIYRWLGRWFDPLDRLGAGMRHRAEQPEAGADVIVYGFGREVVSRVAAGGYRVLAVDYDPQKVAAAKQDNVTAVFGSAEDRDFLETLPLDRARMVLSAIPSSRADLVLIQGLREHGYEGPIVLTALDPLLAEQLRDAGADHVLEPYRSGAEDLLGDLREHMGPPDPPGPQHP; encoded by the coding sequence ATGGGTGAACACGAGTTCTGGACGCTCGCTGTGGTGCTCACCATCGTCGCGGCTCTCGGCCTGTTCGGAAACCTGCTCCGGCAGCCGCTGATCGTCGTGTTCATCGCGGTCGGCATCATCGTCGGCCCCGTCGGGTTCGGCTGGGTCTCACCCTCGGGCACGCTCGAGTTGCTGGCGCAGGTGGGTATCGCCCTGCTGTTGTTCCTGGTGGGGCTCAGGCTTGACCTGCACCTGATCAGGGCCACCGGCCCGGTGGCGTTGGCCACGGGCCTGGGGCAGATCGTGTTCACCTCGGTGGTGGGCTACGGCCTGGCCCGCCTCCTCGGGATGGAGCCGTTGACGGCTCTGTACGTGGCCGTGGCGCTGACCTTCTCGTCGACGATCATCATCGTCAAGCTCCTGTCCGACAAGCGTGAGCTCGACCAGCTGCACGGCCGGATCGCGATCGGCTTCCTCATCGTCCAGGACATCGTCGTCGTCCTCGTGATGATCGCGTTGACCGCGTTCGGACAGACTTCCGGCGACTCTGTTCCGGCTGAGATACTCCAAGTCCTGTGGGCAGGAGGGGGCCTGCTTGTGGGGTTGGCCCTGCTCTCCCGTTACGTGCTGCCCCGGATCATTCCGCTCGTGGCCCGTTCCCAGGAACTCCTGGTCCTGTTCGGGGTGGCGTACGCGGTGTCCGTGGCCTCGGTCAGTGAGTCGCTGGGCTTCAGCCCCGAGGTCGGTGCGTTCCTGGCCGGGGTGTCGCTGGCCTCGACCGACTACAGAGATGCCCTCGGGGCCCGGCTGGTGAGCCTGCGCGACTTCATGCTGCTCTTCTTCTTCCTGGAGTTGGGCGCGAACCTGGACTTCACGGACGTGGGGCGCCAGCTCACCGAGGCCGCGGTCCTGTCGGTGTTCGTCCTGGTGGGCAACCCGCTGATCGTGGTGGCGATCATGGTCCTCATGCGGTATCCGGCCCGTGTCGGGTTCCTCGCGGGGCTCACCGTCGCCCAGATCAGTGAGTTCTCCCTGATCTTCGCCGCTCTGGGGTTGTCCCTGGGGCATATCGACTCCGGGACGGTCAGCCTGATCACGGTCGTCGGCCTGATCACCATCGGCGGATCGACCTACATGATTCTCTACTCCCACCAGATCTACCGCTGGTTGGGGCGCTGGTTCGATCCGCTGGACCGGCTCGGCGCGGGTATGAGGCACCGCGCCGAACAGCCCGAGGCGGGGGCCGACGTGATCGTGTACGGGTTCGGCAGGGAGGTCGTCAGCCGGGTCGCTGCTGGCGGCTACCGCGTCCTGGCCGTGGACTACGACCCCCAGAAGGTGGCGGCAGCCAAGCAGGACAACGTGACGGCGGTCTTCGGCAGTGCCGAGGACCGCGACTTCCTCGAGACGCTTCCGCTGGACCGGGCCCGCATGGTGCTCAGCGCGATTCCCTCCTCCCGGGCCGACCTGGTGCTGATCCAAGGCCTACGCGAGCACGGGTACGAGGGGCCGATCGTGTTGACCGCTCTTGATCCGCTCCTGGCCGAACAGCTCAGGGACGCCGGCGCCGACCATGTGCTGGAACCGTACAGGTCAGGAGCCGAGGACCTGCTCGGGGACTTGCGGGAGCACATGGGGCCGCCGGACCCTCCTGGGCCCCAGCACCCGTGA
- a CDS encoding aminoglycoside N(3)-acetyltransferase, whose product MSVPPPSSHGPRTAASLTLHLHRLGVRPGDTLLVHTSLRSLGWVCGSDETVVRALLDAVGPTGNLVVPTQTSDNSDPADWGNPPVPEAWWETIRTEMPAFDPAITPSPHMGRVAERLRTWPGAVRSAHPQTSFAALGPNAAELMHPHPLASALGEDSPLARLAKADARVLLLGTGYDSCTAFHLAEYRVPHPPTGPSSCAIRTPEGKREWVTYNGVVLDESDFPALGAAFEATGAVTVGRVGSATARLFPLTEAVTFATSWLTEHRS is encoded by the coding sequence GTGTCCGTACCACCCCCCTCGTCGCACGGGCCGCGCACCGCGGCTTCCCTCACCCTGCATCTGCACCGCCTGGGCGTGCGCCCCGGCGACACCCTGCTGGTCCACACCTCCCTGCGCTCCCTCGGCTGGGTGTGCGGGTCCGACGAGACCGTGGTCCGAGCCCTCCTGGACGCGGTCGGGCCCACCGGCAACCTCGTGGTGCCCACCCAGACCAGCGACAACTCCGACCCCGCGGACTGGGGCAACCCGCCCGTCCCCGAGGCCTGGTGGGAGACCATCCGCACCGAGATGCCCGCCTTCGACCCCGCGATCACTCCCAGCCCCCACATGGGACGCGTCGCCGAACGACTCCGCACCTGGCCGGGCGCCGTGCGCAGCGCGCACCCGCAGACCTCCTTCGCCGCGCTCGGCCCGAACGCCGCCGAGCTCATGCACCCCCATCCCCTCGCATCCGCCCTCGGTGAGGACTCACCCCTGGCCCGCCTGGCGAAAGCCGACGCCCGCGTCCTGCTCCTGGGCACCGGTTACGACTCCTGCACCGCCTTCCACCTGGCCGAGTACCGGGTCCCACACCCGCCCACCGGGCCCTCCTCCTGCGCCATCCGCACCCCCGAAGGAAAACGGGAGTGGGTGACCTACAACGGTGTCGTCCTGGACGAGAGCGACTTCCCGGCCCTGGGCGCGGCCTTCGAGGCCACCGGCGCGGTCACCGTCGGCCGCGTGGGCTCAGCCACCGCCCGGTTGTTCCCCCTCACCGAGGCCGTCACCTTCGCCACCTCCTGGCTCACCGAACACCGCTCCTGA